Proteins from a genomic interval of Kitasatospora herbaricolor:
- a CDS encoding LysR family transcriptional regulator, producing the protein MSDRDATGAGPLDLNLLRTFLAVHRSGSFTAASHRLGLSQSTVTAQIRTLEQRLGRRLFERGARGVTPLAFADEYAARLRAPLDELAALARGEGEPITAEPVHLAGPAEFLGTCLLPALAPLVAEGLRLRVVTGLTDPLLEELRAGRHDLVVATRRPRGRTLSAVPLADEEFVLVAAPLWARRLAGRDLPGALDEVPLVSYAEDLPIARRYWRHVFDRRLGARAAVTVPDLRAVLAALTAGAGWSVLPGYLCRDRLASGELVLLHEPEDPPINTAYLVRRPAGSDNPQVELVRERLLAVARTW; encoded by the coding sequence ATGAGCGATCGGGACGCCACCGGGGCCGGCCCCCTGGACCTGAACCTGCTGCGCACCTTCCTGGCGGTCCACCGCTCCGGCTCGTTCACCGCGGCGTCCCACCGGCTCGGGCTGTCGCAGTCCACGGTGACGGCCCAGATCCGCACCCTGGAGCAGCGGCTGGGCCGCCGGCTCTTCGAACGCGGCGCCCGGGGCGTGACGCCACTGGCCTTCGCGGACGAGTACGCCGCCCGGCTCCGCGCCCCGCTGGACGAACTGGCGGCCCTCGCCCGCGGCGAGGGGGAGCCGATCACCGCGGAGCCGGTCCACCTGGCCGGGCCGGCCGAGTTCCTCGGCACCTGCCTCCTCCCGGCGCTCGCGCCGCTGGTCGCCGAGGGCCTGCGGCTGCGGGTGGTCACCGGGCTGACCGATCCGCTCCTGGAGGAGCTGCGGGCCGGCCGGCACGACCTGGTCGTCGCCACCCGGCGTCCCCGCGGCCGCACGCTCAGCGCCGTGCCGCTCGCCGACGAGGAGTTCGTCCTGGTCGCCGCGCCGCTCTGGGCCCGGCGGCTGGCCGGCCGGGACCTGCCCGGGGCGCTGGACGAGGTGCCGCTGGTCAGCTACGCCGAGGACCTGCCGATAGCCCGCCGCTACTGGCGGCACGTCTTCGACCGCCGTCTCGGCGCCCGGGCCGCGGTGACCGTCCCCGACCTGCGCGCCGTCCTGGCGGCGCTCACCGCCGGCGCCGGCTGGAGCGTTCTGCCGGGCTACCTCTGCCGGGACCGGCTCGCCTCCGGCGAGCTGGTCCTGCTGCACGAGCCCGAGGACCCGCCGATCAACACCGCGTACCTGGTCCGCCGGCCCGCCGGCTCGGACAATCCGCAGGTGGAGCTGGTCCGCGAGCGGCTGCTGGCCGTGGCGAGGACCTGGTGA
- a CDS encoding UDP-N-acetylmuramoyl-L-alanyl-D-glutamate--2,6-diaminopimelate ligase: MKLSDLLAGHPYTVLRGDPALDVTGGVSDSSADAGEGWLFVAVPGRRADGHDHLHRAAAAGAVAALVSRTPADLPEGMCVVRVEDTRAAASLAAARWFGEPGRAMDVVAVTGTNGKTSVAAMIESVVTELTSAPVGVIGTGGPRLGGRPVPLATSTPTTPQPVDLQRILAHLRDGRARTVVMEVSSMALAQHRTDHVFARTGVFTNLSPDHLDDHGTMAAYKQAKLRLFAGLCERAVVNADDPVAAEILALMPAALTYGIDAPAHYRATDVVVTPAGSAFRLQHAGRTHRARVPVPGLFGVYNALAAVAACHQLGHAVPDILRALERLPQIPGRFETITTPAGATVVVDYAHSTDSLEKALATVRGFATARVITVFGCGGDRDATKRAPMGAIAGRYSDLVVLTSDNPRSEDPEAILDAITEGLRGTDAAHERITDRRQAIAHALEHAGPGDIVLVAGKGSETYQLIGDRVLPFEDMRVVRELTAR; this comes from the coding sequence GTGAAGCTGTCCGACCTCCTGGCCGGCCACCCGTACACCGTTCTGCGCGGCGACCCCGCGCTGGACGTCACCGGCGGGGTGTCGGACAGCTCCGCCGACGCCGGGGAGGGGTGGCTGTTCGTCGCCGTTCCGGGCCGGCGCGCCGACGGGCACGACCACCTGCACCGGGCCGCCGCGGCCGGGGCGGTCGCCGCGCTGGTCAGCCGCACGCCCGCCGACCTGCCCGAGGGGATGTGCGTGGTCCGGGTCGAGGACACCAGGGCGGCTGCCTCGCTGGCCGCCGCCCGGTGGTTCGGCGAGCCGGGCCGCGCGATGGACGTGGTGGCCGTCACCGGCACCAACGGCAAGACCTCCGTCGCGGCGATGATCGAGAGCGTCGTCACCGAGCTCACCTCGGCGCCGGTCGGCGTGATCGGCACCGGCGGGCCCCGGCTGGGCGGCCGGCCGGTACCGCTGGCCACCAGCACCCCGACCACCCCGCAGCCCGTCGACCTGCAGCGGATCCTCGCCCACCTGCGGGACGGCCGGGCCCGGACGGTGGTGATGGAGGTGTCCTCGATGGCGCTCGCCCAGCACCGCACCGACCACGTGTTCGCCCGGACGGGGGTGTTCACCAACCTCAGCCCCGACCACCTGGACGACCACGGCACCATGGCGGCCTACAAGCAGGCCAAACTGCGGCTCTTCGCGGGCCTCTGCGAGCGGGCGGTGGTGAACGCGGACGACCCGGTCGCCGCGGAGATCCTGGCGCTGATGCCGGCCGCGCTCACGTACGGGATCGACGCCCCGGCGCACTACCGGGCGACCGACGTGGTGGTCACCCCCGCGGGCAGCGCCTTCCGCCTGCAGCACGCCGGCCGGACGCACCGCGCGCGGGTGCCCGTGCCGGGCCTGTTCGGCGTGTACAACGCGCTCGCCGCCGTCGCGGCCTGCCACCAGCTCGGGCACGCCGTGCCCGACATCCTCCGCGCGCTGGAGCGGCTCCCGCAGATCCCCGGCCGTTTCGAGACGATCACCACCCCGGCCGGGGCCACGGTGGTGGTCGACTACGCGCACTCCACCGACTCGCTGGAGAAGGCGCTGGCCACCGTCCGGGGCTTCGCCACCGCGCGGGTGATCACCGTCTTCGGCTGCGGCGGTGACCGGGACGCGACCAAGCGGGCCCCGATGGGCGCGATCGCCGGCCGCTACTCGGACCTTGTCGTGCTCACCAGCGACAACCCGCGCAGCGAGGACCCGGAGGCGATCCTCGACGCCATCACGGAGGGACTGCGGGGCACGGACGCCGCCCACGAGCGGATCACCGACCGGCGCCAGGCCATCGCCCACGCGCTGGAGCACGCCGGGCCGGGGGACATCGTGCTGGTCGCGGGCAAGGGCTCGGAGACCTACCAGCTGATCGGCGACCGGGTGCTGCCGTTCGAGGACATGCGAGTGGTCCGGGAGCTCACCGCCCGCTGA
- a CDS encoding type 1 glutamine amidotransferase domain-containing protein: MAKILFVLTGADHWTLADGTEHPSGFWAEEAVTPYQAFKAAGHEVVFATPGGVVPTVDKGSLAPEFNGGEEGARAVTEALAGITGLQHPLKLQDVALEDYDAVFYPGGHGPMEDLAVDADSGRLLTLALRSGKPLGVVCHGPAALLAARDDDGVSPFAGYRLTGFTNAEETQAGLADRAKWLLQDRLVALGADFQEGEAWAPFVVTDRNLVTGQNPASSAPLAAELLKRLG; encoded by the coding sequence ATGGCTAAGATCCTTTTCGTGCTGACCGGTGCCGACCACTGGACGCTGGCGGACGGCACCGAGCACCCCTCCGGCTTCTGGGCCGAGGAGGCCGTCACCCCCTACCAGGCGTTCAAGGCCGCCGGCCACGAGGTCGTCTTCGCCACGCCCGGCGGCGTGGTCCCGACCGTCGACAAGGGCAGCCTGGCGCCGGAGTTCAACGGCGGCGAGGAGGGCGCGCGGGCGGTGACGGAGGCCCTGGCCGGCATCACCGGGCTCCAGCACCCGCTCAAGCTGCAGGACGTGGCACTGGAGGACTACGACGCCGTGTTCTACCCGGGCGGGCACGGCCCGATGGAGGACCTCGCGGTCGACGCCGACTCCGGCCGGCTGCTCACCCTGGCGCTGAGGTCCGGCAAGCCGCTCGGTGTGGTCTGCCACGGCCCGGCCGCGCTGCTGGCGGCCCGGGACGACGACGGCGTCTCGCCGTTCGCCGGGTACCGCCTGACCGGCTTCACCAACGCCGAGGAGACCCAGGCCGGGCTCGCCGACCGGGCGAAGTGGCTGCTGCAGGACCGGCTGGTGGCGCTCGGCGCCGACTTCCAGGAGGGCGAGGCCTGGGCCCCGTTCGTGGTCACCGACCGCAACCTGGTGACCGGCCAGAACCCGGCCTCCTCGGCCCCGCTGGCGGCGGAGCTGCTGAAGCGGCTGGGCTGA
- a CDS encoding GreA/GreB family elongation factor, with product MTGVPEPISPDARRALEQELSTLRTERETVAATLRGTDADSPGDLADQADELQRATEAARLDSRIAVIEARLAQAAVAVPPAPGVVGVGSTVTVRFADGSTTAVHLGEIADSTDSALVTADSPLGRALLGRVAGDPVSYRTPEGPKSAVVVSVGSPSGEA from the coding sequence ATGACTGGTGTCCCCGAGCCGATCAGCCCCGACGCCCGGCGGGCGCTGGAGCAGGAACTCTCCACGCTGCGCACCGAACGCGAGACGGTCGCCGCGACCCTGCGGGGCACCGACGCCGACTCGCCCGGTGACCTCGCGGACCAGGCGGACGAGTTGCAGCGGGCCACCGAGGCGGCCCGGCTGGACTCCCGGATCGCGGTGATCGAGGCGCGGCTCGCGCAGGCCGCCGTGGCCGTCCCGCCGGCCCCGGGTGTGGTGGGCGTGGGCAGCACGGTCACGGTGCGCTTCGCCGACGGCAGCACCACGGCCGTTCACCTCGGCGAGATCGCCGACTCCACGGACAGCGCCCTGGTGACCGCCGACAGCCCGCTCGGCCGCGCCCTGCTCGGCCGGGTCGCCGGCGATCCGGTGAGCTACCGGACCCCCGAGGGGCCGAAGAGCGCGGTCGTGGTCTCCGTCGGCTCCCCGTCCGGCGAGGCCTGA
- a CDS encoding DUF1345 domain-containing protein yields the protein MSRRLPQSAGPRLAASTVVGALVGLLVGWLTRVPLGILAGIATVGSIFVVAGWAVLWPMDALATRRNVRREDFRPVTEELLVVSAALGGLLGIVMLLLIAHPDGPHSAGGRGAAAVALAGVFAAWAALHLMYATRYADLYYGEPGGGIDFNTEDRPKYSDFLYFSYNLGMTYQVSDTSVSSSRIRAVVLRHCLLSYVFGASILATTISLVADFVTH from the coding sequence GTGAGCCGGCGCCTGCCGCAGTCCGCCGGCCCCAGACTGGCGGCCTCGACGGTCGTCGGCGCGTTGGTGGGCCTGCTCGTCGGCTGGCTGACCAGGGTGCCACTGGGGATCCTGGCCGGCATCGCCACCGTCGGCTCGATCTTCGTGGTGGCGGGCTGGGCGGTGCTCTGGCCGATGGACGCCCTCGCCACCCGGCGCAACGTACGGCGCGAGGACTTCCGCCCGGTCACCGAGGAACTCCTGGTGGTGTCCGCCGCCCTAGGCGGTCTGCTCGGCATCGTCATGCTGCTCCTGATCGCCCACCCCGACGGCCCGCACTCCGCCGGCGGCCGCGGCGCGGCGGCCGTCGCGCTCGCCGGCGTCTTCGCGGCCTGGGCGGCCCTGCACCTGATGTACGCCACCCGGTACGCGGACCTGTACTACGGGGAGCCCGGCGGCGGCATCGACTTCAACACCGAGGACCGGCCGAAGTACAGCGACTTCCTGTACTTCAGCTACAACCTCGGCATGACCTACCAGGTCTCCGACACCAGCGTCTCCAGCTCCAGGATCCGGGCGGTGGTCCTGCGGCACTGCCTGCTGTCCTACGTCTTCGGCGCCAGCATCCTCGCCACCACGATCAGCCTCGTCGCCGACTTCGTCACGCACTGA